The Nitrospira sp. genome window below encodes:
- a CDS encoding DUF433 domain-containing protein yields MEYTEHMPTVAHPHITSDPNICGGSPCIEGTRITVRTIAIYALHHGQTPEELLTHYPHLSLASIYDALSYYYDNRAVLDQDIVEHLSAPEADLRS; encoded by the coding sequence ATGGAGTACACTGAGCACATGCCTACAGTGGCCCACCCTCATATCACAAGCGACCCAAACATCTGTGGTGGCAGTCCGTGTATTGAAGGAACGCGCATCACCGTGCGAACCATTGCGATCTACGCGTTGCATCACGGGCAGACTCCGGAAGAGCTACTCACGCACTATCCTCACCTCAGTCTCGCATCGATTTATGATGCCCTGTCCTATTACTACGACAATCGTGCCGTCCTCGATCAGGACATTGTCGAGCATCTGTCAGCCCCGGAAGCTGATTTGCGGTCATAA
- a CDS encoding type II toxin-antitoxin system HicB family antitoxin, translating into MRYRVVFEQDEDGVYIAECPSLPGCMSQGSTRDEALTNIKDAMAGYLESLRIHNEPIPPSIWEETVDIAL; encoded by the coding sequence ATGCGATACCGCGTCGTTTTTGAACAAGATGAAGATGGGGTCTATATAGCCGAATGTCCATCCCTTCCCGGGTGTATGAGTCAAGGAAGCACACGAGACGAGGCGTTGACCAATATCAAGGATGCCATGGCGGGCTACCTCGAAAGCTTACGAATTCACAATGAGCCAATCCCCCCATCCATTTGGGAAGAAACCGTGGACATCGCCCTGTGA
- a CDS encoding IS110 family transposase produces MMCYVGIDLHATNSVVVIIDDADRILYQKRLRNDLAVILTALTPYQATVQGVVVESTYNWYWLVDGLMDAGYRVHLAHTPALPQYSGLKHADDQHDARWLAHLLRLRLLPTGYIYPKAERAVRDLLRKRSQLVQHKTMVVLSLQSLLTRLTGNRLSLPRLRALTSEHIQTLVPFPEQVQTVESSLTVLRCLEHEVRTIEDQVRETGRSQAGYALLQTIPGIGPILAGTILLEAGDMQRFATVGYFASYCRCVGSEHLSNGKRKGAGNTKNGNKYLSWAFIKAAHFAIRYETVIRTYYQPKQARTHPLVALKAVAHKLARACYHMLREQVPFDLHRAFG; encoded by the coding sequence ATGATGTGTTATGTCGGGATCGATCTTCATGCCACCAACAGTGTGGTGGTAATCATTGATGACGCGGATCGGATACTGTATCAGAAACGCCTCCGCAATGACCTTGCCGTGATCCTCACGGCCTTGACACCGTATCAGGCCACGGTGCAGGGCGTGGTTGTTGAATCCACCTATAATTGGTATTGGCTCGTCGATGGACTCATGGACGCGGGCTACCGCGTGCACCTCGCTCATACGCCGGCACTCCCCCAGTACAGTGGCCTCAAGCATGCCGACGATCAGCATGATGCGCGGTGGTTGGCGCATCTGCTCCGCCTGAGGTTACTTCCCACGGGCTACATTTATCCGAAAGCGGAACGCGCCGTTCGGGACTTGTTGCGCAAGCGCAGTCAGTTGGTACAACACAAGACGATGGTCGTCCTGAGTCTGCAAAGTCTGCTCACGCGACTCACCGGGAACCGCCTCTCTTTGCCGCGACTCCGGGCCCTCACCTCGGAACACATTCAGACCCTCGTGCCATTTCCCGAACAGGTCCAGACGGTTGAGAGTTCGCTGACGGTGCTGCGGTGTTTAGAACACGAAGTTCGCACGATCGAAGACCAGGTCCGGGAGACGGGGCGGAGCCAGGCCGGGTATGCGCTGCTGCAGACCATCCCTGGCATCGGGCCCATCTTAGCGGGCACCATTCTTTTGGAAGCCGGCGACATGCAGCGGTTTGCGACCGTCGGGTACTTCGCCTCCTATTGCCGGTGTGTCGGCAGCGAACATCTGAGCAACGGCAAACGCAAAGGGGCTGGGAACACGAAAAACGGGAACAAGTATTTGAGCTGGGCTTTCATTAAAGCGGCCCACTTCGCCATTCGCTATGAGACGGTGATTCGGACCTACTATCAACCCAAGCAGGCACGGACGCATCCCCTGGTGGCGCTGAAAGCCGTGGCGCATAAACTCGCACGCGCCTGTTATCACATGTTGCGCGAGCAGGTGCCGTTCGACCTGCACCGCGCCTTCGGGTAG
- a CDS encoding DUF5615 family PIN-like protein, giving the protein MTTEVKHIHLTMASLLHARGIDCVTTRDTGNLGCSDEAQLVFAARHGRAILTFNHKDFLQLATQWHETGRSHAGIILSKELAIPELIRRLHRFITHYATTDLTNCVIWLPSIPHHS; this is encoded by the coding sequence TTGACAACCGAGGTCAAACACATCCACCTGACCATGGCTTCGTTGCTTCACGCACGTGGGATTGACTGCGTCACGACACGGGACACTGGGAACTTGGGCTGTTCTGATGAAGCCCAATTGGTCTTTGCCGCACGCCACGGACGGGCAATCCTCACGTTCAACCATAAAGACTTCCTCCAGCTCGCCACACAATGGCATGAAACCGGGCGCTCCCACGCTGGCATTATTCTTTCCAAAGAACTCGCCATTCCTGAACTCATCCGTCGGCTTCACCGATTCATTACCCACTACGCAACGACAGATCTCACAAACTGCGTCATCTGGCTCCCCAGCATCCCGCATCACTCCTGA